In one window of Helianthus annuus cultivar XRQ/B chromosome 17, HanXRQr2.0-SUNRISE, whole genome shotgun sequence DNA:
- the LOC110925216 gene encoding 50 kDa gamma-zein-like, translating to MQEQHQPHTPPHQTPPHQPQHHEFYQHQDWPEFYQQFQQMRVTQEQNGAYIDQIRTSQDQIWASQDQLRATQDQLRQSQESLYQGVSAGFSYLFGEMHQAYPDYFQHPPQFPPWNPPGYGGAGPSFTRDDDGDDE from the coding sequence ATGCAGGAGCAGCACCAGCCACACACACCGCCACACCAAACACCGCCACACCAGCCGCAGCACCATGAGTTCTATCAGCACCAGGACTGGCCTGagttttatcagcagttccagcagatgcgtgtCACGCAGGAACAGAATGGTGCGTACATCGATCAGATTAGGACCAGCCAGGACCAGATCtgggctagtcaggatcagctcagaGCCACGCAGGATCAGTTGAGGCAGAGCCAGGAGAgcttataccagggggtgagtgccgggTTTTCGTACTTATTTGGGGAGATGCACCAGGCATATCCCGACTACTTccagcaccctccacagttcccaccgtggaacccgcCTGGTTATGGTGGTGCGGGCCCATCCTTCACGAGAGACGATGACGGCGATGACGAGTAG